In a single window of the Deinococcus aquaedulcis genome:
- a CDS encoding restriction endonuclease, with protein MTRKSPVRKLRSAARPKITPGQAALLEALTQVMQGTQGPQVFSDVLRRLDAQNVQTGASNIFDAVMIDRDVRALAGQQPRFEVTANKQLRWLGEGTASAIMSKPPREAPGKTTQKIRRSSKVTVRPEPAAALPKKRAPSRKALLREFLKLTPTEFERLCARVMTAIGVQDVQETHPTNDAGVDVRGLLVIEDLIRIRVAVQVKRYKGNVSRPEVQKLRGSLSHGEVGWFMTTGDYSPGAQEEAKASDRQPISLLNGLEIADLVLKYSVPLTGDGEDQ; from the coding sequence CCGCGCTTCTTGAGGCCCTGACACAGGTCATGCAGGGTACGCAGGGGCCGCAGGTCTTTTCGGATGTGTTACGCCGCCTTGACGCACAGAACGTTCAGACCGGCGCGTCCAACATCTTCGATGCAGTCATGATTGACCGGGACGTGCGGGCGCTGGCTGGTCAACAGCCACGATTCGAGGTGACAGCTAACAAGCAGTTGCGTTGGTTGGGCGAGGGGACAGCGTCAGCCATCATGTCAAAGCCACCGCGCGAAGCCCCGGGGAAGACGACTCAGAAAATAAGGCGGTCTTCCAAAGTGACGGTGCGTCCAGAACCCGCAGCAGCGTTGCCAAAGAAGCGTGCCCCAAGCCGCAAAGCTTTGCTTCGGGAGTTCCTGAAGCTGACGCCTACGGAGTTCGAGCGGTTGTGCGCCCGGGTCATGACAGCCATCGGCGTGCAAGACGTTCAGGAGACGCATCCTACAAATGACGCGGGGGTGGACGTGCGGGGCTTACTGGTCATTGAGGATCTCATTCGCATTCGCGTGGCCGTGCAGGTGAAACGGTATAAAGGCAATGTCTCTCGCCCGGAAGTACAGAAGCTGCGTGGCAGCCTGTCGCACGGAGAGGTCGGGTGGTTCATGACCACTGGGGATTACAGTCCAGGGGCGCAGGAGGAAGCGAAAGCCTCCGACCGGCAGCCGATCTCCCTCCTGAACGGTCTGGAAATCGCAGACCTCGTGTTGAAATACAGTGTGCCGCTGACGGGTGACGGGGAAGACCAATAG